A genome region from Cyanobacteria bacterium QS_8_64_29 includes the following:
- the pcrA gene encoding DNA helicase PcrA: MATALDFLHQLNPAQRLAVEHYCGPLLVVAGAGSGKTRALTYRIAHLILAHQVQPETILAVTFTNKAAREMKGRIEGIFAQYLAQQAHGQPLESLSEGEQTRLQSRAYKTYTKPLWIGTFHSLFARLLRFDIDKYRDERDRQWRRNFTIYDESDAQGLVKSIVTKELNLDEKQFNPRSVRYAIGNAKNRGLSPHELEREQANYRGRTIAEVYSAYQAQLAANNALDFDDLILVPARLFQQNESVLGYWHRQFRHILVDEYQDTNRIQYQLISQLATNGEPDRCAWDWRDRSLFAVGDADQSIYSFRMADFTILLDFQQDFGDGLPDQDTRTMVKLEQNYRSRAHILQLANGLIAHNTERIDKALRPTREPGERIDCYRGDNELAEARFVRDRILAWVQRYPELDWGDFAVLYRTNAQSRALEEALRNDIPYTIIGGLKFYDRKEIKDLLAYLRVLVNPADTIGLLRIINTPRRGIGQTTVDGLVGAAQELDVPLWEILKDKTATDTVAGRSAKAVQRFAALIARWQAQLQAQSATQILQGIANESGYVAELQKQGTDEAANRLENIKELSSAMVQFAEESGDGSLEAFLANAALASDLDNLAQQRAVSLMTLHAAKGLEFPIVFLVGLEQGLFPHARTLDDPAALEEERRLCYVGLTRAQEQLCLTHAQERRLWGSREPAVPSQFLQELPEELLADHTEPVAAPRPHRDRIAAATSRRNDAQVWDVGDRIYHPKFGRGEITHVLGSGAKTTLAVKFPGQGKKILDPRVAPLERAD, from the coding sequence ATGGCAACCGCTCTGGATTTTCTCCACCAGCTCAACCCGGCCCAGCGCCTTGCGGTCGAGCACTACTGCGGCCCCCTGCTGGTCGTTGCCGGGGCTGGATCGGGCAAAACGCGGGCGCTGACCTATCGCATCGCGCACCTGATCCTGGCCCACCAGGTCCAGCCCGAGACCATCCTGGCGGTCACCTTTACCAACAAGGCGGCGCGGGAGATGAAAGGGCGCATCGAGGGCATCTTTGCCCAATACCTAGCCCAGCAAGCGCACGGTCAGCCGCTGGAGAGCCTGTCCGAGGGCGAGCAAACGCGGCTGCAGTCGCGCGCGTACAAAACTTATACCAAGCCGCTCTGGATCGGCACCTTCCACAGCCTGTTCGCGCGGCTGCTGCGCTTTGACATCGACAAGTACCGCGACGAGCGCGACCGGCAGTGGCGCCGCAACTTCACCATCTACGACGAATCGGACGCCCAGGGCCTAGTCAAAAGCATCGTTACCAAGGAACTCAACCTGGACGAGAAGCAGTTCAACCCGCGCAGCGTCCGCTACGCCATTGGCAACGCCAAAAACCGCGGCCTCTCTCCTCACGAGCTGGAGCGGGAGCAAGCCAACTACCGGGGGCGGACCATCGCCGAGGTCTACAGCGCCTACCAGGCGCAGCTTGCGGCCAACAACGCCCTGGATTTCGACGACCTCATCTTGGTGCCGGCGCGCCTGTTCCAGCAGAACGAATCCGTGCTGGGCTACTGGCACCGGCAATTCCGCCACATCCTAGTCGACGAGTATCAAGACACCAACCGCATTCAGTACCAGCTCATCTCCCAGCTCGCCACCAACGGCGAGCCTGATCGGTGCGCGTGGGACTGGCGCGATCGCTCCCTGTTTGCCGTGGGCGATGCTGATCAATCCATCTACTCGTTCCGCATGGCCGATTTCACCATCCTGCTGGATTTCCAACAGGACTTTGGCGACGGGCTGCCGGACCAAGACACCCGCACCATGGTCAAGCTGGAGCAAAATTACCGCTCCCGCGCCCACATCCTGCAGCTGGCCAATGGCTTGATCGCGCACAACACCGAGCGCATCGACAAAGCCCTGCGCCCCACGCGCGAGCCGGGCGAGCGCATCGACTGCTACCGGGGGGATAACGAGCTCGCCGAGGCCCGCTTCGTGCGCGATCGCATCCTGGCGTGGGTGCAGCGCTACCCTGAGCTGGATTGGGGCGACTTTGCCGTGCTCTACCGCACCAACGCGCAATCGCGCGCGCTGGAGGAAGCGCTGCGCAACGACATCCCCTACACCATCATTGGCGGGCTCAAATTCTACGACCGCAAAGAGATCAAAGACCTGCTGGCCTACCTGCGCGTGCTGGTCAACCCGGCCGATACGATCGGCCTGCTGCGCATCATCAACACGCCCCGGCGCGGCATCGGCCAGACCACAGTGGATGGCTTGGTGGGCGCGGCCCAGGAGCTGGACGTGCCGCTGTGGGAGATCCTCAAAGACAAAACCGCCACCGATACAGTGGCCGGCCGCTCGGCCAAGGCCGTGCAGCGCTTCGCCGCGCTGATCGCGCGCTGGCAAGCCCAGCTGCAAGCCCAGTCCGCGACCCAGATCCTGCAGGGGATCGCCAACGAATCGGGCTACGTCGCCGAGCTGCAAAAGCAGGGGACCGACGAGGCAGCCAACCGCCTGGAAAATATTAAAGAGCTATCCAGCGCCATGGTCCAGTTCGCCGAGGAAAGCGGCGATGGCAGCCTGGAGGCCTTTTTGGCCAACGCCGCGCTGGCCTCGGATCTGGACAATTTGGCCCAGCAGCGGGCCGTGTCGCTGATGACGCTGCACGCGGCCAAGGGGTTGGAGTTCCCGATCGTGTTTTTGGTGGGGCTGGAGCAGGGGCTGTTCCCCCACGCGCGCACTCTCGACGACCCGGCAGCGCTGGAGGAAGAGCGCCGCCTCTGCTACGTGGGGCTCACGCGCGCCCAGGAGCAGCTGTGCCTGACCCACGCCCAAGAGCGCCGGCTTTGGGGATCGCGCGAGCCGGCGGTGCCGTCGCAGTTTTTGCAAGAGCTGCCCGAGGAGCTGCTGGCCGACCATACTGAGCCGGTTGCCGCGCCGCGCCCGCACCGCGATCGCATTGCCGCTGCCACCTCGCGCCGCAACGATGCCCAGGTCTGGGACGTTGGCGATCGCATCTACCACCCCAAATTCGGCCGCGGCGAAATCACCCACGTCCTGGGCTCGGGGGCCAAAACCACCCTGGCGGTCAAATTCCCGGGCCAGGGCAAAAAGATCCTCGACCCGCGCGTGGCGCCGCTGGAGCGCGCGGATTAG
- a CDS encoding Clp protease ClpS, whose protein sequence is MVVWASSHQTATAPALPAQQRATERQPYPNCKVIVLDDDVNTFQHVANCLQKYIPGMTGDRAWELTEQVHYEGQAIVWVGPKEAAELYHQQLRREGLTMAPLEEA, encoded by the coding sequence ATGGTCGTTTGGGCGAGTTCCCACCAAACCGCTACGGCGCCGGCCCTGCCGGCCCAGCAGCGCGCGACCGAGCGCCAGCCCTATCCCAACTGCAAAGTGATCGTGCTCGATGACGACGTCAACACCTTCCAGCACGTCGCCAACTGCCTGCAGAAATACATTCCCGGCATGACCGGCGATCGCGCCTGGGAGCTGACCGAGCAAGTCCACTACGAAGGCCAGGCGATCGTCTGGGTGGGGCCCAAAGAGGCGGCCGAGCTCTACCACCAACAGCTTCGCCGCGAAGGCCTGACCATGGCGCCGCTGGAGGAAGCTTGA
- a CDS encoding metal-binding protein, which produces MGEGGRIVWNHSTHLSELVPVLKRLAACEGVRTVTPGELGCAKGHRPKLQLKVSVPIHGGFKAIARNGKSVQEVFIVTELSREGLQAAIARAIAR; this is translated from the coding sequence ATGGGGGAGGGCGGCCGCATTGTCTGGAACCACTCCACGCACCTGTCGGAGTTAGTCCCCGTGCTCAAGCGGCTGGCGGCTTGCGAGGGAGTGCGGACCGTAACCCCGGGCGAGCTCGGCTGCGCCAAAGGGCACCGCCCCAAGCTGCAGCTAAAGGTCTCGGTCCCCATCCACGGCGGTTTCAAGGCGATCGCGCGCAACGGCAAAAGCGTTCAGGAAGTTTTTATCGTAACCGAGCTGAGCCGCGAGGGCTTGCAAGCGGCGATCGCGCGCGCGATCGCGCGTTAG
- a CDS encoding UDP-N-acetylmuramoyl-tripeptide--D-alanyl-D-alanine ligase, translating to MACQLSLQQLSAILGTAPERFDPDAIATGVTTDTRQLRGGELFIALTGQRFDGHAFLAQAAQRGAVAAVVARPVSVELPQFCVGNTLAAYQTLARWWRDRFAIPVIGITGSVGKTTTKELLVAALAQHGTVLKTAGNDNNEIGVPKTLLALDKHHEFAVIEMAMRGRGEIAQLARIARPTVGTIINVGTAHIGRLGSEAAIAEAKCELLAQLSPQQGLAVLNQDNARLMATAARVWQGPTLTYGLEGGDVCGTLVAGDEAIAVDGRQFPLPLPGRHNARNYLAALAVLRGLGLDWQPLAAGLSVDLPGGRAQRYQLPGDIILLDETYNAGVESMVAALQLLRDTPGQRRIAVLGRMAELGERGPQLHARVGEAASELGLDALLVLADGAEARNLAAAAGGVATECWPDRQSLLERLQGLLQPGDRVLLKASHSVGLGEVVAALRQPADSHR from the coding sequence ATGGCCTGCCAGCTCTCGCTGCAACAGCTCAGCGCCATCCTGGGGACCGCGCCCGAGCGCTTCGATCCCGATGCGATCGCTACCGGCGTCACCACCGATACCCGCCAGCTGCGCGGGGGCGAGCTCTTTATCGCACTGACCGGCCAGCGCTTCGACGGGCACGCCTTTCTCGCCCAAGCGGCGCAGCGCGGTGCTGTAGCGGCCGTCGTCGCGCGGCCTGTCTCAGTGGAGCTGCCGCAGTTTTGCGTGGGCAATACGCTCGCGGCCTATCAGACGCTCGCCCGCTGGTGGCGCGATCGCTTTGCCATCCCCGTCATCGGCATTACCGGCTCGGTGGGCAAAACCACCACCAAAGAGCTGCTGGTCGCAGCGCTGGCCCAGCACGGCACCGTGCTCAAAACCGCTGGCAATGACAACAACGAAATTGGGGTCCCCAAAACGCTGCTAGCCCTAGACAAGCACCACGAGTTCGCGGTCATCGAGATGGCGATGCGCGGGCGCGGCGAAATTGCGCAGCTGGCGCGGATCGCGCGCCCCACGGTTGGCACCATCATCAACGTGGGCACCGCGCACATCGGGCGCTTGGGCTCTGAGGCCGCCATTGCCGAGGCTAAATGCGAGCTGCTGGCGCAGCTGTCGCCGCAGCAAGGCTTGGCCGTTCTCAATCAGGACAATGCTCGCCTGATGGCGACCGCTGCCCGGGTGTGGCAGGGCCCGACGCTCACCTACGGCCTGGAAGGCGGCGATGTCTGCGGCACCCTGGTTGCGGGCGACGAGGCGATCGCGGTGGACGGCCGGCAGTTTCCGCTACCGCTGCCGGGGCGCCACAATGCCCGCAATTATTTGGCTGCGCTGGCCGTCCTGCGCGGTTTGGGGTTGGACTGGCAGCCGCTGGCAGCGGGCCTATCCGTGGATTTGCCCGGCGGGCGAGCGCAGCGCTACCAGCTCCCCGGCGATATCATCCTGCTCGATGAGACCTACAACGCCGGGGTGGAGTCCATGGTGGCGGCCCTGCAGCTGCTGCGGGACACCCCTGGGCAGCGCCGCATTGCCGTGCTGGGGCGCATGGCGGAGCTGGGCGAGCGGGGGCCTCAGCTGCACGCGCGCGTGGGCGAGGCCGCTAGCGAGCTGGGACTGGACGCGCTGCTGGTGCTGGCCGACGGAGCCGAGGCGCGCAACTTGGCAGCAGCCGCGGGCGGCGTTGCCACCGAATGCTGGCCGGACCGGCAATCACTGCTCGAGCGCCTGCAAGGGCTGCTCCAGCCTGGTGATCGGGTTTTGCTCAAGGCCTCCCACTCGGTGGGGTTGGGGGAAGTGGTGGCGGCGCTGCGCCAGCCGGCCGACTCGCATCGCTAA
- a CDS encoding aminoacyl-tRNA hydrolase has product MPAEGPIQLIVGLGNPGPRYARTRHNIGFEAADALARAWQAQWRHSRRFKGEWTELPLGECKLRLLKPHTYMNRSGEAIRAALDWYKLAPQTVLPIYDDMDLSVGHLRLRPAGSAGSHNGMKSAIAHLGTQQFPRLRLGIGSPSPGQDSVAYVLGRFSPQEIPRMRQVLDRTVALVELALERGLEPAMSRYNGPVADA; this is encoded by the coding sequence ATGCCAGCTGAAGGTCCCATCCAGCTCATTGTCGGGTTGGGCAATCCCGGCCCCCGGTACGCGCGAACGCGCCACAACATTGGCTTTGAGGCTGCCGATGCGCTCGCGCGCGCCTGGCAAGCCCAGTGGCGCCACAGCCGCCGCTTCAAAGGTGAGTGGACCGAGCTACCGCTGGGCGAGTGCAAGTTGCGCTTGCTCAAGCCGCACACCTACATGAACCGCTCCGGCGAAGCCATACGCGCGGCCCTGGATTGGTACAAGCTGGCACCGCAGACCGTTTTGCCCATCTACGACGACATGGATTTGTCCGTGGGGCACCTGCGGCTGCGCCCGGCCGGCTCGGCGGGCAGCCACAACGGCATGAAATCGGCGATCGCCCATTTGGGCACGCAACAGTTCCCGCGCCTGCGCTTGGGCATCGGTTCCCCCAGCCCCGGGCAAGACAGCGTGGCCTACGTCCTGGGGCGCTTCTCGCCCCAGGAAATCCCGCGCATGCGCCAAGTCCTCGATCGAACGGTGGCGCTGGTGGAGCTCGCGCTCGAGCGGGGCTTGGAGCCCGCCATGAGCCGCTACAATGGTCCTGTTGCCGACGCCTAG
- the hemG gene encoding protoporphyrinogen oxidase, whose product MLDALVVGAGISGLSLGRTLQQQQHSLLVAERQPQVGGNITTSSTGEFLWEEGPNSFSPARELLELAVDAGLREELVLADRQLPRYIYWRGRLQPVPMRPSAALKTQLLSPSGKLRALAGALGFVPPAVGEAVSQQGGEETVAQFFQRHLGREVTERLVAPFVSGVYAGDVRQLSAQAAFRRVTQLADRGGGLLPGALLGRQAAPQRPATSQTQLPQTQSGELGSFRTGLQALPNAIAERLGDALRCNWALSQLQRTERDSYLATFQTPQGPQQVEARAVVLTTPAYTSAELLRPLHARASQRLAAIPYPPVASVVLAYPQQALGGALRGFGNLNPRGQGIRTLGTIWSSALFAGRAPAGWEILTSFIGGATDPEIARLDEDRIVQAVHADLRQVLLARYVAPKVLAVRLWHRAIPQYAIGHQAQMQALEAELAELPGLFLCSNYLDGVSLGDCIRRGFERAHTVSHYLQAPAAAPAA is encoded by the coding sequence GTGCTGGATGCGTTAGTCGTGGGCGCTGGCATCAGCGGTTTGAGCTTGGGGCGCACCCTGCAGCAGCAGCAGCACTCGCTGCTCGTGGCCGAGCGCCAACCCCAGGTTGGGGGCAACATTACCACCAGCAGCACTGGCGAGTTTTTGTGGGAGGAAGGGCCCAACAGCTTCTCGCCGGCGCGAGAGCTGCTTGAGCTTGCCGTCGATGCTGGCCTGCGCGAGGAGCTCGTGCTGGCCGACCGACAGCTGCCGCGCTACATCTACTGGCGGGGGCGACTGCAGCCGGTGCCCATGCGCCCTTCGGCCGCGCTCAAAACGCAGCTGCTGAGCCCTAGCGGCAAGCTGCGAGCGCTGGCCGGGGCGCTGGGATTTGTCCCCCCGGCGGTGGGCGAGGCGGTATCGCAGCAAGGCGGCGAGGAAACGGTCGCGCAGTTTTTCCAACGCCATCTGGGGCGCGAGGTTACCGAGCGTTTGGTCGCCCCGTTCGTCTCGGGCGTTTACGCCGGCGACGTCCGCCAGTTGAGCGCCCAGGCCGCCTTCCGGCGCGTCACGCAGCTCGCCGATCGCGGCGGCGGCCTGCTCCCCGGAGCGCTTCTGGGGCGGCAGGCGGCCCCGCAACGCCCGGCTACCAGCCAGACGCAGCTCCCCCAAACCCAAAGTGGGGAGCTGGGCTCGTTCCGCACGGGCTTGCAGGCGCTTCCCAACGCCATTGCCGAGCGCTTGGGGGATGCCCTGCGCTGCAACTGGGCGCTATCGCAGCTGCAGCGCACCGAGCGCGACAGCTATTTGGCCACCTTCCAAACGCCCCAGGGGCCGCAGCAGGTTGAGGCGCGTGCGGTGGTGCTCACCACCCCAGCCTATACCAGCGCCGAGCTATTGCGCCCGCTGCACGCCCGCGCCAGCCAGCGGCTGGCTGCCATTCCCTACCCGCCGGTGGCTAGCGTGGTGCTGGCCTACCCGCAGCAGGCGTTGGGCGGGGCCCTGCGCGGCTTTGGCAACCTCAACCCGCGCGGTCAAGGCATTCGCACCCTGGGCACGATTTGGTCGTCGGCGCTGTTTGCCGGCCGCGCGCCGGCTGGTTGGGAAATCCTGACTAGCTTTATTGGGGGCGCCACTGACCCTGAAATCGCTCGCCTGGATGAAGATCGCATCGTGCAAGCCGTCCACGCCGATTTGCGCCAGGTCCTGCTGGCGCGCTACGTGGCACCCAAGGTGCTGGCCGTGCGGCTCTGGCACCGCGCCATTCCGCAGTACGCCATCGGCCACCAGGCCCAAATGCAAGCCCTCGAAGCCGAGCTAGCCGAGCTGCCGGGGCTGTTTCTGTGCAGCAACTACCTCGATGGGGTCTCGCTGGGCGATTGCATCCGCCGCGGCTTCGAGCGGGCGCACACGGTTTCGCACTACTTGCAAGCGCCTGCGGCAGCTCCAGCGGCCTGA